A segment of the Streptomyces sp. NBC_00376 genome:
GTGCGCGCAGGCCTCGTCCGGCAGCAGCGGCAGTACGGACTCCAGGCCCTCGATCATGTCGTCGAGCAGCGACCGCTGTCTGATCCGGCCCGAGCCCGCGTACCAGCAGTTCGCGTGGGCGACGACGACATAGCCGGCGAGAGCGGCCCGGGAGAGGTCGCTGGGCGGTCCGGCGTGGATGTCCAGGTCCCAGAACGGATCACCGTTCGGATAGTCGTTGAGCACACTGCCCAGGCTGCGGATGTATCTCTGGTGGCCTTCGGGGACGATCTCGGGGATGCCGTCCGTGCTGCCCGGCAGGATCACATCGGCGGCCGTCCGCGCCCACCCGGCGGCGTTGCGGGGGCAGGCCTCGGCGCCGTCCCAGTCTTCGAGCGGAATCTCGACGTCCGGTGCGTCGAGCAGCCCGTCCGCGTCCGTGTCCCACTCCTCCAGGCTGTCGGTGTACGGATGGGCCGCGTGCCCGCACCCGCCGGCCTGAAGACACTGCTCTTCCATGGCCTCGGCGGCGGCGCCGAGCGCGTCCACCACGGCCCGCTCGACGTCGGCGCCGCGTCGCCCGAGGACGTACGGCGCCATGTTCACCAGCCCGAAGGTCAGCAGGACCGCCTGCTCGCCGTCCGGTTCGGCGGCGAGCAGGCGGGCGCACTCCAGGACGACGGGGTCCGCCTCCTCCGGGGCGGCGCCCGCCGTGACTCCGGCCCATTTCTCGATCAGTTCGGTCATGATCAAGGACACGCGGGCCGCGCCGCGGTGGTTCCGGTGGGCGCCGAACTCCCGTGCGAAGAGCCTGCCGGGCGGCCCGTCAGCCCGAGACGCTCGCCCGGCCGTTCTCGATGTGCCCCATCAGCCGGCGCCGGAACGCGTCGTCCCCGTCCACGGTGACGTCCAGGTCGTACCAGCCGTGCGCGTCGGCCGCCGAGTGCACCACCGTACGGCTGCGTCCCGGCTTGACCTTGACGGTCCGGGTCCAGTCCCGCAGGTCCGCCTCGTCGACATAGCCCAGCGGCCGCACCGTGAAGGTGAGCGTCGTCCGGCCCGTGTTGCGCAGGGTGAGATGCAGGTCGCGCTCATGGGCGTCGACCCGCGACGCCACCTCGGCCCCGGCCGCGGCACCGTCCTTCGCCGGCCCGGCGAACTCCCGGCGGAAGCCGTTCGGCCCCGTCACCGTGAACCGGTAGGCCGCACCGGTGACCGGCACCGTCCACTGCGCCGTGCCCTTCACGTCCCGGTGCTGCGGCACGGGGAACTCACCGGCGTACGGATACAGCGCGAAGTGCGCCGAGGAGCGCCCCGTATTGCTGAGGGCCACCCGCACCGCGCCGTCCACCACCGTCGCCTGCGCGTCCGGCTGGTACGGCAGCGCGCGGGCCGGGCGGGCGCCGGGCTCCTGCACGGGCATGTGCTGCACGGCCGGCGGCTTCGGCGACCAGCGGCCGCTGAACGGCGGGATGGCGCCCGGCTGCTCCACCTCGGGCCGGCGGCGGGCGTGGGAGAAGTCGAAGGCCGAGGTCAGGTCACCGGTGACGGTGCGTCGCCAGTCGCTGATGTTCGGCTCCGCCACCCCGGTCCAGCGCTCCAGGAAGCGGACCACGGAGGTGTGGTCGAAGACCTCGGAGCAGACGTAGCCGCCGATGGTCCACGGCGAGACGACGAGCATCGGCACGCGCACGCCGAGACCGGTGGGCTTGCCCTCCCACTGCTCCTCGGTCACCTCAGGCGGGGCGACCGGCGGCGGCACGTGGTCGAAGAAGCCGTCGTTCTCGTCGTAGTTGATGAAGACCGCGGTGTGCCGCCACACGTCGGGGTGCTTGCCCAGCGCGTCCAGGACCTTGTAGACGATCGTCGCGCTGTGGACCGGCGAGGAGACGCTCGGGTGCTCGGAGTCGACGGCCGAGGGCACCAGGTAGGAGACCTCGGGCAGGGTGCCCGCCGCCACGTCCTTGGCGAACTCGTCGGCCAGCGTTCCGGTCTCCACCCGGCGCAGCGCCCGCTCGAAGAGGCTGCGTTCGGTCTTGTCGAGGGTGGCGACGCCCTCCTCCAGCAGGCCGAACAGCCGCTCGCGCTCCGTGGCGTCGGCGTCCCGCACCGCGGCGTAGAACGACTCCATGAAGGTGTGTCCGCCGGTCTTCGCCAGCGCCTTGCGGGCCACCGCCTTGAAGGTGGCGAAGAACTCGATCTGGTTGTCGGTGAAGTTCTCCCACTCGGTGTACGTGCGCCAGCTGCGCCCGGCCTTCTCCAGCCGCTCCGCGTACGTGCCCCAGTCGTAGCCGGGGTGGGTGCCCTCGTTGTACGCGTCGTTGCCGACGGCCCGCTTGCCGTTCGGCTCGTTGCCCGTCTTCCCGCTCCACAGGTGGTTGCGGTTGGGGCTGGTCGAGGTGTGGATGGAGGAGTGGTAGGCGTCGCAGACCGTGAAGGTGTCGGCCAGTTCGTAGTGCAGCGGGATGTCGCGGCGGTCGTAGTACGCCATGGTGGCGGCCGTCTTCGCGCTCACCCAGCCGTTCATCCAGCCGCCGGCCCATGCCTTGCCGCCACCGCTCCAGGAGTGGTCGAGCGCGCCGATGTACTGGAGGTCCTTCTTCTGCGTCTCGGCGGCGTCGCGCACCGGGAACGGCAGCACGGAGGTGCCGAGCGCCGCGGGCTGCTCGAAGACCGGCTTGCCCGAGGGGAGCTCGACGGCGTTGCGGTCACCGAAGCCGCGTACGCCCCGGAGCGTCCCGAAGTAGTGGTCGAAGGAACGGTTCTCCTGCATCAGGATCACCACGTGCTTGATGGCTCCGAGCCCGTCCCGGCCACCGGACCCCGCCGAGTGTGCCGGCTGCGCGGCGATCGCGGCCTGCAGCGAAGGCGGCAGCAGCGACCCCGCCGCCGCGGCGCCGAGCGCGCCGCCGCCCAGCGCGAAGAGCCGTCGCCGTGAAATGTCCGTGGTCAAGTTGAGCCTCCCGAGTCAGGTCGTACAGCCGGGAAGCTAATCAAGCCGGGTGACCTGCGGAAGGATTTCGTACGGCTCCATGGTGAACGTCCAACAGGTCCTGCCGGAAAGTCCAAGGGGCGGCGCACCCGTGGTCGCGGATGCGCCGCCCCTTCGGGGACGAGCCTGCGGAGAGGGCTCAGCCCTCGACGCCGAGCTTCTCCAGGATCAGCTCGCGGACCCGGGCGGCGTCCGCCTGGCCACGGGTGGCCTTCATGACCGCGCCGACGAGCGCGCCCGCCGCCGCGACCTTGCCGCCGCGGATCTTGTCCGCGATCGCCGCGTTGGCCGCGATGGCCTCGTCGACGGCCGTGGACAGCGCGCCCTCGTCGGAGACGACCTTCAGGCCGCGCTTCTCGACGACGGCGTCCGGGTCGCCCTCGCCCGCGAGGACGCCCTCGATGGCCTGGCGGGCCAGCTTGTCGTTGAGGTCGCCCGAGGTGACGAGCTCGGCCACCCTGGCGACCTGCGCCGGGGTGATCGGCAGCTCGTCGAGGCCGCGGCCGGTCTCGTTGGCGTTACGGGCCAGCTCGCCCATCCACCACTTGCGGGCCTGGTCCGAGGGGGCGCCCGCGTCGGTCGTGGCGACGATCAGGTCGACCGCGCCCGCGTTGAGGATGGACTGCATGTCGTGCTCGGAGGCACCCCACTCCTCCTTGAGCCGCGCCCGGCGCAGCCGGGGCAGCTCGGGGAGGCCCTTGCGCAGCTCCTCGACCCACTCGCGGGCCGGGGCGACCGGCACCAGGTCCGGCTCGGGGAAGTAGCGGTAGTCCTCGGCGTTGTCCTTGATGCGGCCGGCCGTGGTGGAGCCGTCCTCCTCGTGGAAGTGCCGGGTCTCCTGCACGATCGTGCCGCCGGAGGACAGCACGGCCGCGTGGCGCTGGATCTCGAAACGGGCGGCACGCTCGACGGAACGCAGCGAGTTCACGTTCTTCGTCTCGGAGCGCGTGCCGAAGGTCTCGGTGCCGTTGGGACGCAGCGACAGGTTGACGTCGCAGCGCATCTGGCCCATCTCCATGCGGGCCTCGGAGACGCCGAGCGCCTTGATGAGCTCGCGGAGCTCGGCGACGTACGCCTTGGCGACCTCGGGGGCGCGGGCGCCCGCGCCCTCGATCGGCTTGGTGACGATCTCGATGAGCGGGATGCCGGCCCGGTTGTAGTCGAGCAGGGAGTGGGACGCGCCGTGGATACGGCCGGTGGCACCGCCGACGTGGGTCGACTTGCCGGTGTCCTCCTCCATGTGGGCGCGCTCGATCTGCACCCGGAAGATCTCCCCGTCCTCCAGCTGGACGTCCAGATAGCCGTTGTAGGCGATCGGCTCGTCGTACTGGGAGGTCTGGAAGTTCTTCGGCATGTCCGGATAGAAGTAGTTCTTCCGGGCGAAGCGGCACCACTCGGCGATCTCGCAGTTCAGCGCGAGGCCGATCTTGATGGCGGACTCGACGCCGATCTCGTTGACGACCGGCAGGGCGCCGGGCAGGCCGAGGCAGACCGGGCAGGTCTGGGAGTTGGCGTCCTGCTTGAGCTCGGTGGAGCAGCCGCAGAACATCTTGGTCTTGGTGCCGAGCTCGACATGGACCTCCAGGCCCATGACGGGGTCGTAGGACGCGAGCGCGTCCTCGTACGACACCAGGTCGGTGACAGTCACGGTGAAACTTCCCTCTCAGCCCAGCAGTACGTCGTCATCGCCGAGGCGCTTGAGCTCGCGCAGCAGCAGGGCGACACCCGTGGCGATGGCGGCGGCGGAGACTACGGCGTCGATCAGTCGGAGCGTGTCGTGCTCGTGGCGTGCCTTCTTGGCCTGCTTGAACACGCTGACGGCCCCGAAGGCGGTGGTGCCGATGGACAGGTACGTGCCGGTCTTGGACTTCTTGAAGCCCTTGGCCTTGGTCAGTGCGCTCACAACGACGGAGCCTCCTCCAGCAGCGGGTGTCCCCACTTTTCCACGAAGGCGGCCTCGACGGCGGCGCCGACCTTGTAGAGCCGGTCGTCCTTCATGGCGGGGGCGATGATCTGCAGCCCGACCGGCAGGCCGTCCTCGGGCGCCAGGCCGCAGGGCAGCGACATGGCGGAGTTGCCCGCGAGGTTGGTCGGGATGGTGCACAGGTCCGCGAGGTACATCGC
Coding sequences within it:
- a CDS encoding phosphocholine-specific phospholipase C; the encoded protein is MTTDISRRRLFALGGGALGAAAAGSLLPPSLQAAIAAQPAHSAGSGGRDGLGAIKHVVILMQENRSFDHYFGTLRGVRGFGDRNAVELPSGKPVFEQPAALGTSVLPFPVRDAAETQKKDLQYIGALDHSWSGGGKAWAGGWMNGWVSAKTAATMAYYDRRDIPLHYELADTFTVCDAYHSSIHTSTSPNRNHLWSGKTGNEPNGKRAVGNDAYNEGTHPGYDWGTYAERLEKAGRSWRTYTEWENFTDNQIEFFATFKAVARKALAKTGGHTFMESFYAAVRDADATERERLFGLLEEGVATLDKTERSLFERALRRVETGTLADEFAKDVAAGTLPEVSYLVPSAVDSEHPSVSSPVHSATIVYKVLDALGKHPDVWRHTAVFINYDENDGFFDHVPPPVAPPEVTEEQWEGKPTGLGVRVPMLVVSPWTIGGYVCSEVFDHTSVVRFLERWTGVAEPNISDWRRTVTGDLTSAFDFSHARRRPEVEQPGAIPPFSGRWSPKPPAVQHMPVQEPGARPARALPYQPDAQATVVDGAVRVALSNTGRSSAHFALYPYAGEFPVPQHRDVKGTAQWTVPVTGAAYRFTVTGPNGFRREFAGPAKDGAAAGAEVASRVDAHERDLHLTLRNTGRTTLTFTVRPLGYVDEADLRDWTRTVKVKPGRSRTVVHSAADAHGWYDLDVTVDGDDAFRRRLMGHIENGRASVSG
- the gatB gene encoding Asp-tRNA(Asn)/Glu-tRNA(Gln) amidotransferase subunit GatB produces the protein MTVTDLVSYEDALASYDPVMGLEVHVELGTKTKMFCGCSTELKQDANSQTCPVCLGLPGALPVVNEIGVESAIKIGLALNCEIAEWCRFARKNYFYPDMPKNFQTSQYDEPIAYNGYLDVQLEDGEIFRVQIERAHMEEDTGKSTHVGGATGRIHGASHSLLDYNRAGIPLIEIVTKPIEGAGARAPEVAKAYVAELRELIKALGVSEARMEMGQMRCDVNLSLRPNGTETFGTRSETKNVNSLRSVERAARFEIQRHAAVLSSGGTIVQETRHFHEEDGSTTAGRIKDNAEDYRYFPEPDLVPVAPAREWVEELRKGLPELPRLRRARLKEEWGASEHDMQSILNAGAVDLIVATTDAGAPSDQARKWWMGELARNANETGRGLDELPITPAQVARVAELVTSGDLNDKLARQAIEGVLAGEGDPDAVVEKRGLKVVSDEGALSTAVDEAIAANAAIADKIRGGKVAAAGALVGAVMKATRGQADAARVRELILEKLGVEG